GTAATCGAATCAGGCATATTCACAAATAACGTTTTAGCCTCTTGAGCAAACATCAAAACAGGTGCTAACAGAAAGATAGATAGCAATAGATTTTTTTTCATAAAACATAATTATTTAGTTCCCAAATATAAGAATAACATCCCTATTAATACCAGAATAAGATCAACCGCTTTACTTTTTAAATTCTTTTCACGGAAAAGTAACGCACCAAAAAAGAAGGAGACTAACACACTACCACGCCTTATCATCGACACAATAGAAATCATAGAATCATCAAAACTAAGAGCGTAGAAATAGACAAAATCAGCAGCCGAGAGAAAAACTGAAATTAGCATGATAGACCAATCCCATCTGAAAGGAGTAGTCTGTTTTCGTTTTGGCCACCACAGCAATAGCAAGATGGGACACATGATAAATACTTGATAAACATTATACCACGCTTGCACCACCATCGGGTTAAACTGCTTCATCAGAAACTTATCGTACAAACCGCTAAGCGCTCCTGTTAACGCAGCAAGCACAATAAAAAATATCCATTTATTGTGAGCAAAATTAATACCCTCTTTTTTACCCGAACGACTCAACATAAAAAATGAAGCTAACGCTAGCACAACACCTATCCATTGATACATATTAAGACGTTCTCCATACACCAGCATCGCACCGACCAGCACCATCACCGGACGAGTCGCATTAATGGGACCTACGATAGTCAACGGTAAATGTTTCATCCCAAAGTAACCAAATATCCAAGAAGAAAGAACTATAAAAGATTTGATAATAATAAACCTATGAGTATCCCAACCAACTAATGGTACATCGAACATACCTCCTCCAAGAATCTGTGGAACAAAAGCCCCCAACAAAATAAAAGGTACAAAGATTAAACTCGAGAATAACGTATTCAGAAACAAGACTGGCAAAACAGCATTCTCTTTTAAAGAATGCTTCTTAAACACATCATAAAACCCCAATAAAGCTGCTGAAAGAAAAGCAAACAATAACCACATTTCTCTATCCTTAAAATTAAACTAATAAACTACTAATAACTAAATAAAAATATCATCGGAATACTCCACATCGACAAGAAACAGAGCATTTCCAGGGGCAGACGTCCCTGCTTTAGAGCGATCTTGCAATTCGATGACCTGCTGAAACCCCTCAATAGACAATTTTCCTCGCCCCACTTCAATAAGAGTCCCCACAATAGCTCGCACCATATTTCTCAAAAAGCGATCAGCCCGAATCGTAAACACCCAAGTCGTAGTATCCACTTGTGTCCATTCAGCCTGCATCATCTCACAAATATTCGTTTTTACGTCAGTATGTAATTTGCTAAAGCTTGTAAAATCCGCATAGCGAAACAAGGTTTGGGCCGCTTCATTCATTTTTTCAAAATCAAGTTCTCCATAGACCCGCCAATGATACTGACGGTTGAATGCATATTTAGATGTAGTAACATAGTATTTATACGTACGAGATCTGGCAGCAAAACGCGCATGTACATCCGGTTTCACCTGTTTCAATTTAAACACTGATATATCAGGAGGCAACAAGCGGTTCAGTTTCTCAGTCATAAAATCCAAATCAAGCAATTCCTCAGTATATAAATCAAAGTGTGCTACCATAAGAGAAGCATGCACACCTGCATCCGTTCTCCCTGCCCCAATCACTTTCATTTCTTGCCGCAAAGCAATAGAGAGAGCCTTCTCAAGGCACTCTTGCACTGTTATCCCATTCGGTTGAATTTGCCAACCATGATAATTCGTTCCGTCGTAAGCAAAATAGATAAAATATCTCTGCACTGTCATTCTTTCTTAGTTTTTCGGATGCAAAGGTAGTATTTTTTTAACCTCTGTGACACATAGTTATAGACAAAGACCAAACGATTGCCTTTATCGTTTTAAGTATCACCAAATCTGAAGTAAGTGTACGAAGCTAATTATAATAACAAGAACCTTTCTTTTCACAACAAACGGGCTATCGCCTCCATATGTCTGCTATCCGTTCCGCAACACCCACCGAAGATTCTCAAGGCATTGTCTTCTTTTAGCCTAAACATTTCAGCAGCCAATAAAGTAGGATCAGAACATTTTAAATCTGCCGCATCATCCAATTCCGCGTAAGACAGGGGAGATGTATTTGCTTGGATTCCGTAAAAACGATTTCGAACTAAAGAGGTTTTATTAAATTCTTGCGACAAAGCTGCATGAACAATCACAGGGTGTACACAGTTAGCCATATAGCAAACAGGTCTATTGTCAACAGAAGCATCAATCGTGGAAATAGCTTTATCTATTGTCGTGCCATCAATCAACCTGCCATCTTTTTGAATAGTAAAACTAATGATATAAGGTATCCCCATATCAGACATCGCCTGAGCCATCCCAATCGCTTCAGACAAAACAGGCATGATTCCGGCATATAGGAAATCGACATTCGCTGCCTGAAACAATCCAGCTTGCCAAGTGTGGAAGTCTCTCGCCTCTTTTTCGTTC
This is a stretch of genomic DNA from uncultured Bacteroides sp.. It encodes these proteins:
- a CDS encoding DMT family transporter, producing the protein MWLLFAFLSAALLGFYDVFKKHSLKENAVLPVLFLNTLFSSLIFVPFILLGAFVPQILGGGMFDVPLVGWDTHRFIIIKSFIVLSSWIFGYFGMKHLPLTIVGPINATRPVMVLVGAMLVYGERLNMYQWIGVVLALASFFMLSRSGKKEGINFAHNKWIFFIVLAALTGALSGLYDKFLMKQFNPMVVQAWYNVYQVFIMCPILLLLWWPKRKQTTPFRWDWSIMLISVFLSAADFVYFYALSFDDSMISIVSMIRRGSVLVSFFFGALLFREKNLKSKAVDLILVLIGMLFLYLGTK
- the truA gene encoding tRNA pseudouridine(38-40) synthase TruA, translating into MTVQRYFIYFAYDGTNYHGWQIQPNGITVQECLEKALSIALRQEMKVIGAGRTDAGVHASLMVAHFDLYTEELLDLDFMTEKLNRLLPPDISVFKLKQVKPDVHARFAARSRTYKYYVTTSKYAFNRQYHWRVYGELDFEKMNEAAQTLFRYADFTSFSKLHTDVKTNICEMMQAEWTQVDTTTWVFTIRADRFLRNMVRAIVGTLIEVGRGKLSIEGFQQVIELQDRSKAGTSAPGNALFLVDVEYSDDIFI
- a CDS encoding homocysteine S-methyltransferase family protein — its product is MKNFSHCISTSESVLMEGALGERLKREYHLSFDAQLAMAALIYSSEGRRALKNLWQEYIHIARKYNLPFLATTPTRRANKERVEASCFTKAVIGDNVSLLRSIQQEAQIEMYVGGLMGCKGDAYTGEGALNEKEARDFHTWQAGLFQAANVDFLYAGIMPVLSEAIGMAQAMSDMGIPYIISFTIQKDGRLIDGTTIDKAISTIDASVDNRPVCYMANCVHPVIVHAALSQEFNKTSLVRNRFYGIQANTSPLSYAELDDAADLKCSDPTLLAAEMFRLKEDNALRIFGGCCGTDSRHMEAIARLL